The following are encoded together in the Euwallacea fornicatus isolate EFF26 chromosome 29, ASM4011564v1, whole genome shotgun sequence genome:
- the LOC136347562 gene encoding alpha-tocopherol transfer protein-like has protein sequence MSVESSRTDLSSLLHKNREEVRHLVIQKLGKSERDLEEDKGCLRGWFEHQKHLPKVPCDAILEIFLVVNKFNLEKCKIKLSNYYTMRNTIPELYVGKNPKMEHMKLIANVIYIIPLPNLTPSLSRVTIIKLKDINPDNFDAFNFFAHSCNIVEIRIREDMALHDTLIYDLEGVQLGHIFKLRVGAIRKAAKVLENVFSTRLEGIHYINLPSSMQMVLSLVTPMLKEKMRKRIHVHKDVGSLQTHVPKEVLPEDYGGHGASLDFLHGLWLQKLERYQSLFDHLETLVSRNIQSQKEGDDGGPNLLSTFKELSID, from the exons ATGAGTGTTGAGAGTAGTCGAACAGATCTGAGCAGTCTACTGCATAAAAACCGAGAAGAAGTTCGGCATTTGGTGATACAGAAATTAGGGAAAAGCGAGAGGGATTTGGAAGAGGACAAAGGGTGTTTGAGGGGTTGGTTTGAGCACCAGAAGCATCTACCAAAAGTGCCTTGCGACGCCATTTTAGAAATCTTCCTTGTGGTGAATAAATTCAAccttgaaaaatgcaaaatcaaaCTGAGCAATTACTACACAATGAGGAATACTATTCCAGAGCTTTATGTGGGTAAAAACCCCAAGATGGAGCATATGAAGTTAATAGCGAACGTTAT CTACATCATCCCCCTGCCAAACCTCACCCCCAGCCTCAGCAGAGTAACAATAATCAAACTTAAAGACATAAACCCAGATAACTTTGACGCCTTCAACTTCTTCGCTCACTCGTGTAATATTGTAGAAATTAGAATAAGGGAAGACATGGCCCTACATGACACTTTAATTTACGATCTGGAAGGGGTTCAACTGGGGCACATCTTCAAGCTTCGAGTGGGGGCTATTCGCAAAGCTGCCAAAGTCCTGGAG AACGTGTTTTCAACCCGCTTAGAGGGAAttcattatattaatttgCCGAGCTCCATGCAGATGGTGCTAAGCTTGGTCACGCCAATGTTGAAGGAGAAAATGAGGAAAAGA ATTCATGTGCATAAAGACGTGGGAAGCCTGCAAACCCACGTGCCCAAAGAAGTACTGCCCGAAGACTATGGAGGGCATGGCGCTTCCCTCGATTTTCTGCACG GATTGTGGCTTCAAAAACTTGAACGTTACCAAAGCCTTTTTGACCACCTAGAAACGCTGGTTTCGAGAAACATACAAAGCCAAAAAGAAGGCGACGATGGCGGGCCAAATTTACTATCCACTTTCAAAGAACTTTCGATAGACTGA
- the LOC136347524 gene encoding alpha-tocopherol transfer protein-like isoform X2, with protein MSKLSKLLQVTEEEKDAILKHYSLTEELFDENVRILKEWMKQSEHLPQDENDNKLKLVLLNCKMSLEKAKQCLEGYYRIRTRYYKEFFDKLVPTAKEYQESKRLVITVIMPKLTPDLCRITIFKATDPEGEANDAYMYELPLFMMAEMRITQEMCLSNIIIVDFQAYSWKNLMKFTPTVNQKLVDMLNAVNLRIKAIHFINTNNVLEHVMRLIKAFLPSKLLNKIHIHKTSESLSGHIPLEYLPSNYGGSEKAIEDLYDEWCQQIDDSQDLFEKLLLVKSTAKIELDPYQRDMFGCGVDGSFKKLVLD; from the exons ATGTCCAAGCTCTCCAAGTTACTGCAAGTCACCGAAGAAGAAAAGGACGCGATTCTGAAACACTACTCCTTGACCGAAGAGCTGTTCGACGAAAATGTCCGGATTCTGAAAGAGTGGATGAAGCAGAGCGAACACCTCCCTCAGGATGAGA ACGACAACAAACTGAAATTAGTCCTCCTGAACTGCAAAATGAGCCTGGAGAAAGCCAAGCAGTGCTTGGAGGGCTACTACAGAATCAGAACTAGATATTACAAAGAATTCTTCGACAAGCTCGTTCCCACCGCAAAGGAGTATCAAGAGAGTAAAAGATTGGT TATAACAGTGATAATGCCCAAGCTCACTCCCGATTTGTGTCGTATAACCATCTTTAAGGCAACGGACCCTGAAGGCGAAGCTAACGACGCTTATATGTACGAACTGCCCTTGTTTATGATGGCTGAAATGAGGATTACACAGGAAATGTGTCTTTCCAACATCATAATCGTCGATTTTCAGGCATATTCCTGGAAGAATTTGATGAAATTCACTCCAACTGTTAATCAGAAATTAGTCGATATGCTG AACGCGGTAAATCTGAGGATAAAGGCCATACACTTTATTAACACCAACAACGTTTTAGAACATGTAATGAGACTGATAAAAGCGTTCCTGCCGAGCAAGCTCCTAAACAAG aTCCACATTCACAAGACATCAGAATCCCTCTCTGGGCACATTCCCCTCGAGTACCTTCCCTCGAACTATGGTGGAAGCGAGAAAGCAATCGAAGACCTCTatg ACGAATGGTGCCAGCAAATCGACGATTCACAAGACCTTTTCGAGAAGCTTCTGCTCGTAAAATCAACTGCGAAAATCGAACTTGATCCGTATCAGAGGGACATGTTTGGTTGCGGTGTCGAtgggtcatttaaaaaattagttttagatTAA
- the LOC136347524 gene encoding alpha-tocopherol transfer protein-like isoform X1 has protein sequence MKRKMSKLSKLLQVTEEEKDAILKHYSLTEELFDENVRILKEWMKQSEHLPQDENDNKLKLVLLNCKMSLEKAKQCLEGYYRIRTRYYKEFFDKLVPTAKEYQESKRLVITVIMPKLTPDLCRITIFKATDPEGEANDAYMYELPLFMMAEMRITQEMCLSNIIIVDFQAYSWKNLMKFTPTVNQKLVDMLNAVNLRIKAIHFINTNNVLEHVMRLIKAFLPSKLLNKIHIHKTSESLSGHIPLEYLPSNYGGSEKAIEDLYDEWCQQIDDSQDLFEKLLLVKSTAKIELDPYQRDMFGCGVDGSFKKLVLD, from the exons ATGAAGAGG AAAATGTCCAAGCTCTCCAAGTTACTGCAAGTCACCGAAGAAGAAAAGGACGCGATTCTGAAACACTACTCCTTGACCGAAGAGCTGTTCGACGAAAATGTCCGGATTCTGAAAGAGTGGATGAAGCAGAGCGAACACCTCCCTCAGGATGAGA ACGACAACAAACTGAAATTAGTCCTCCTGAACTGCAAAATGAGCCTGGAGAAAGCCAAGCAGTGCTTGGAGGGCTACTACAGAATCAGAACTAGATATTACAAAGAATTCTTCGACAAGCTCGTTCCCACCGCAAAGGAGTATCAAGAGAGTAAAAGATTGGT TATAACAGTGATAATGCCCAAGCTCACTCCCGATTTGTGTCGTATAACCATCTTTAAGGCAACGGACCCTGAAGGCGAAGCTAACGACGCTTATATGTACGAACTGCCCTTGTTTATGATGGCTGAAATGAGGATTACACAGGAAATGTGTCTTTCCAACATCATAATCGTCGATTTTCAGGCATATTCCTGGAAGAATTTGATGAAATTCACTCCAACTGTTAATCAGAAATTAGTCGATATGCTG AACGCGGTAAATCTGAGGATAAAGGCCATACACTTTATTAACACCAACAACGTTTTAGAACATGTAATGAGACTGATAAAAGCGTTCCTGCCGAGCAAGCTCCTAAACAAG aTCCACATTCACAAGACATCAGAATCCCTCTCTGGGCACATTCCCCTCGAGTACCTTCCCTCGAACTATGGTGGAAGCGAGAAAGCAATCGAAGACCTCTatg ACGAATGGTGCCAGCAAATCGACGATTCACAAGACCTTTTCGAGAAGCTTCTGCTCGTAAAATCAACTGCGAAAATCGAACTTGATCCGTATCAGAGGGACATGTTTGGTTGCGGTGTCGAtgggtcatttaaaaaattagttttagatTAA